One stretch of Euphorbia lathyris chromosome 7, ddEupLath1.1, whole genome shotgun sequence DNA includes these proteins:
- the LOC136201089 gene encoding B3 domain-containing protein REM16-like isoform X2: MAEGECGNCRSWEEDIYWNHFQSHQFALVLRAGFKRTLAIPEEFTKNLREKLPKSVSLKGPSGSVWQVGLTTFSDTVFLNHGWDEFANDNLLEENDLLNFKYNGASCFDVQIFDGRKGLCEKAAPYFVKKCGHKDQDSGSQGKRKIGESSGDDIYTTTPSGKPNKFRATTKKIRRPIEEINVSPMHASPNLPTEEINISPLHASLNLPTEEINPPVHEDFSASAEEIDTKPDIEHIDPNIVHDVPFISSRRYITEEEKRNVVELAQTAVTSNGFMTIMKPTHVSRRFYMSIPSSWMTKHAHSLEKQDVLLRVDDCTWHTKYYYQKSKNNGGLSSGWKNFATAQNLQEYDVCVFEPADRINDAIVLDVKVFHVHQ, translated from the exons ATGGCAGAAGGCGAATGTGGTAATTGTAGAAGTTGGGAGGAGGATATCTATTGGAATCATTTTCAATCCCATCAGTTCGCTCTAGTTCTCCGTGCTGGATTCAAGCGGACGCTT GCAATTCCTGAGGAGTTTACCAAAAACTTAAGGGAGAAACTACCCAAATCAGTCTCTCTTAAAGGCCCTAGTGGCAGCGTATGGCAAGTTGGCCTCACAACATTTAGTGATACTGTGTTCTTAAATCATGGTTGGGATGAATTTGCAAATGACAATCTTCTGGAAGAAAATGATCTTTTGAATTTCAAGTACAATGGAGCTTCATGCTTTGATGTTCAAATATTTGACGGTCGGAAGGGCTTGTGTGAGAAGGCAGCTCCATATTTTGTCAAAAAATGTGGACACAAAGATCAGGACAGTGGTTCCCAAGGGAAGAGGAAAATTGGGGAAAGCTCAGGTGATGACATCTACACAACAACACCCTCAGGGAAACCTAACAAGTTCCGAGCCACTACTAAAAAGATTCGGAGGCCAATTGAGGAGATTAATGTTTCTCCTATGCATGCTTCTCCTAATTTGCCAACTGAGGAGATTAATATTTCTCCTTTGCATGCTTCTCTTAATTTGCCAACTGAGGAGATCAATCCTCCTGTTCATGAAGATTTTTCTGCTTCTGCTGAGGAAATAGATACTAAACCAG ATATTGAGCACATTGATCCAAATATAGTGCATGATGTCCCGTTTATATCAAGTAGAAGGTACATTACTGAGGAAGAGAAAAGGAATGTAGTGGAATTGGCACAAACAGCAGTGACAAGCAATGGCTTCATGACAATCATGAAACCAACACACGTTTCCAGGAGATTTTACATG TCAATACCTTCGAGTTGGATGACTAAACATGCCCACTCATTGGAAAAGCAAGACGTGCTTTTACGGGTGGACGACTGTACTTGGCACACAAAGTACTATTATCAGAAATCTAAGAACAATGGAGGGCTTTCCTCAGGGTGGAAGAATTTTGCTACAGCTCAGAACTTGCAGGAATATGATGTGTGTGTTTTCGAACCTGCAGATCGGATAAACGATGCTATAGTCCTTGACGTTAAAGTCTTTCATGTTCACCAATAA
- the LOC136201089 gene encoding B3 domain-containing protein REM16-like isoform X1 — protein sequence MAEGECGNCRSWEEDIYWNHFQSHQFALVLRAGFKRTLAIPEEFTKNLREKLPKSVSLKGPSGSVWQVGLTTFSDTVFLNHGWDEFANDNLLEENDLLNFKYNGASCFDVQIFDGRKGLCEKAAPYFVKKCGHKDQDSGSQGKRKIGESSGDDIYTTTPSGKPNKFRATTKKIRRPIEEINVSPMHASPNLPTEEINISPLHASLNLPTEEINPPVHEDFSASAEEIDTKPDMVVCYDSDIEHIDPNIVHDVPFISSRRYITEEEKRNVVELAQTAVTSNGFMTIMKPTHVSRRFYMSIPSSWMTKHAHSLEKQDVLLRVDDCTWHTKYYYQKSKNNGGLSSGWKNFATAQNLQEYDVCVFEPADRINDAIVLDVKVFHVHQ from the exons ATGGCAGAAGGCGAATGTGGTAATTGTAGAAGTTGGGAGGAGGATATCTATTGGAATCATTTTCAATCCCATCAGTTCGCTCTAGTTCTCCGTGCTGGATTCAAGCGGACGCTT GCAATTCCTGAGGAGTTTACCAAAAACTTAAGGGAGAAACTACCCAAATCAGTCTCTCTTAAAGGCCCTAGTGGCAGCGTATGGCAAGTTGGCCTCACAACATTTAGTGATACTGTGTTCTTAAATCATGGTTGGGATGAATTTGCAAATGACAATCTTCTGGAAGAAAATGATCTTTTGAATTTCAAGTACAATGGAGCTTCATGCTTTGATGTTCAAATATTTGACGGTCGGAAGGGCTTGTGTGAGAAGGCAGCTCCATATTTTGTCAAAAAATGTGGACACAAAGATCAGGACAGTGGTTCCCAAGGGAAGAGGAAAATTGGGGAAAGCTCAGGTGATGACATCTACACAACAACACCCTCAGGGAAACCTAACAAGTTCCGAGCCACTACTAAAAAGATTCGGAGGCCAATTGAGGAGATTAATGTTTCTCCTATGCATGCTTCTCCTAATTTGCCAACTGAGGAGATTAATATTTCTCCTTTGCATGCTTCTCTTAATTTGCCAACTGAGGAGATCAATCCTCCTGTTCATGAAGATTTTTCTGCTTCTGCTGAGGAAATAGATACTAAACCAG ATATGGTGGTCTGTTATGATTCAGATATTGAGCACATTGATCCAAATATAGTGCATGATGTCCCGTTTATATCAAGTAGAAGGTACATTACTGAGGAAGAGAAAAGGAATGTAGTGGAATTGGCACAAACAGCAGTGACAAGCAATGGCTTCATGACAATCATGAAACCAACACACGTTTCCAGGAGATTTTACATG TCAATACCTTCGAGTTGGATGACTAAACATGCCCACTCATTGGAAAAGCAAGACGTGCTTTTACGGGTGGACGACTGTACTTGGCACACAAAGTACTATTATCAGAAATCTAAGAACAATGGAGGGCTTTCCTCAGGGTGGAAGAATTTTGCTACAGCTCAGAACTTGCAGGAATATGATGTGTGTGTTTTCGAACCTGCAGATCGGATAAACGATGCTATAGTCCTTGACGTTAAAGTCTTTCATGTTCACCAATAA